The Streptomyces seoulensis genome contains a region encoding:
- a CDS encoding MFS transporter, with amino-acid sequence MTSTQQTSGADRRRWFALAIVMTAAFMDLVDVTIVNIAIPSIQRDEGASFGQIQWITAGYALAFAAGLITGGRLGDIHGRRRLFLLGVGGFTVASALCGLAVDPAMLVAARILQGGMAAMMVPQVLSIVHATFPAHERGKVFGLFGGVVGLGAVSGPLLGALLTEWNLFGLEWRPIFLINLPVGIAAVLLGRRYITESRAPRALKLDLVGVVLVTLGLLMLLYPLTRGRELGWPLWGHLMMAGSLLVFAALVAYERRKAARDGSPLVELSLFRVRSFAAGIAVQTVFGVALGVFFLVWTLYMQIGLGWSVLRAGLTGVPFSIAVSMAAAMSVQFLVPRFGRKVLQAGALVMGLGVLLYIWESDRYGMAIASWQMALPLVVMGAGMGLIVAPLTDAILSEVPREHAGSASGLINTVQQMGNALGLGLVSVVFFGQIADRLAPAQVGPAFVSAFQYALWWVAGVMGVIFLLMAVLPKRPAQHVEGGAELPEGEREPELVS; translated from the coding sequence ATGACCTCAACGCAACAGACCTCCGGCGCGGACCGTCGCCGCTGGTTCGCGCTCGCCATCGTGATGACCGCGGCCTTCATGGACCTCGTCGACGTGACGATCGTGAACATAGCCATCCCCTCCATCCAGCGGGACGAGGGCGCCTCGTTCGGCCAGATCCAGTGGATCACCGCGGGGTACGCGCTGGCGTTCGCGGCCGGTCTGATCACCGGCGGCCGGCTCGGTGACATCCACGGCCGCAGGCGGCTGTTCCTGCTGGGTGTCGGCGGCTTCACGGTAGCCTCGGCGCTGTGCGGTCTCGCCGTCGACCCGGCGATGCTGGTCGCGGCCCGCATCCTCCAGGGCGGCATGGCCGCGATGATGGTCCCGCAGGTGCTGTCGATCGTGCACGCCACCTTCCCCGCCCATGAACGCGGCAAGGTCTTCGGCCTGTTCGGCGGGGTCGTCGGCCTCGGCGCGGTCTCCGGGCCGCTGCTCGGCGCGCTGCTGACGGAGTGGAACCTGTTCGGCCTCGAGTGGCGGCCCATCTTCCTCATCAACCTCCCCGTCGGCATCGCCGCAGTCCTGCTCGGCCGCCGCTACATCACCGAGTCCCGCGCGCCCCGCGCCCTCAAGCTGGACCTCGTCGGTGTCGTCCTGGTCACCCTCGGCCTGCTGATGCTGCTCTACCCGCTCACCCGGGGCCGTGAGCTGGGCTGGCCGCTGTGGGGCCACCTGATGATGGCGGGCTCCCTGCTCGTCTTCGCCGCGCTGGTGGCGTACGAGCGGCGCAAGGCGGCCCGCGACGGCTCCCCGCTGGTGGAGCTGTCCCTGTTCCGGGTGCGGAGCTTCGCCGCCGGCATCGCCGTGCAGACGGTGTTCGGGGTCGCGCTCGGTGTCTTCTTCCTGGTCTGGACGCTGTACATGCAGATCGGCCTCGGCTGGAGCGTGCTGCGCGCCGGGCTGACCGGGGTGCCCTTCTCGATCGCGGTGTCGATGGCCGCCGCGATGTCGGTGCAGTTCCTGGTGCCGCGCTTCGGGCGCAAGGTGCTCCAGGCGGGCGCCCTGGTGATGGGCCTCGGTGTGCTCCTCTACATCTGGGAGTCCGACCGGTACGGAATGGCCATCGCCTCCTGGCAGATGGCGCTCCCGCTGGTCGTGATGGGCGCCGGAATGGGTCTGATCGTGGCCCCGCTCACCGACGCGATCCTCTCCGAGGTGCCGCGCGAGCACGCCGGATCGGCCTCCGGCCTGATCAACACCGTGCAGCAGATGGGCAACGCCCTCGGTCTCGGCCTGGTGTCCGTCGTCTTCTTCGGGCAGATCGCCGACCGGCTCGCCCCGGCGCAGGTCGGCCCGGCCTTCGTCAGCGCCTTCCAGTACGCGCTGTGGTGGGTGGCCGGGGTCATGGGCGTCATCTTCCTGCTGATGGCCGTGCTGCCGAAGCGTCCGGCACAGCATGTGGAGGGCGGGGCGGAGCTGCCCGAGGGGGAGCGGGAGCCGGAGCTGGTGTCCTGA
- a CDS encoding DeoR/GlpR family DNA-binding transcription regulator, whose amino-acid sequence MYAPERQQEILRLARDGGRVDVLSLAEVFQVTAETIRRDLKALDRAGLVRRVHGGAIPAGRLDFEPDLNEREATAADEKDRIAKAALAELPVDGTVILDAGTTVARLAAAIPLEATLTAVTHSLPIAARLADHPGLQLHLVGGRVRTRTRAAVDAWALRAYGEIRADVAFVAANGFSAEHGLTTPDLAEAAVKRAALAAARRVVLLADSAKHGQEHFARFGDLSDVDLLITDSGLSPEDAAVIERGGTEVVRA is encoded by the coding sequence ATGTACGCACCGGAGCGTCAGCAGGAGATCCTCCGGCTCGCCCGCGACGGCGGCCGGGTGGACGTGCTGTCGCTGGCGGAGGTGTTCCAGGTGACGGCGGAGACCATCCGCCGTGACCTGAAGGCCCTCGACCGCGCGGGCCTGGTCCGCCGGGTGCACGGCGGCGCCATCCCGGCGGGCCGCCTCGACTTCGAGCCCGACCTCAACGAACGCGAGGCCACCGCCGCCGACGAGAAGGACCGCATCGCCAAGGCGGCCCTCGCGGAACTCCCCGTCGACGGCACGGTCATCCTCGACGCGGGCACCACCGTGGCCCGGCTGGCCGCCGCGATCCCGCTGGAGGCGACGCTCACCGCCGTCACCCACAGCCTGCCCATCGCCGCCCGCCTCGCCGACCACCCCGGACTCCAGCTCCACCTGGTCGGCGGCCGCGTCCGCACCCGCACCCGTGCCGCCGTGGACGCCTGGGCCCTGCGCGCCTACGGCGAGATCCGCGCCGACGTGGCCTTCGTCGCCGCCAACGGCTTCTCCGCCGAGCACGGCCTGACCACCCCCGACCTCGCCGAGGCCGCCGTCAAGCGCGCGGCCCTCGCCGCCGCCCGCCGGGTCGTCCTGCTCGCCGACTCCGCCAAGCACGGCCAGGAGCACTTCGCCCGCTTCGGCGACCTGAGCGACGTCGACCTGCTCATCACCGACAGCGGGCTCAGCCCCGAAGACGCGGCCGTCATCGAGCGCGGCGGCACGGAAGTGGTACGCGCATGA
- the pfkB gene encoding 1-phosphofructokinase, giving the protein MILTVTPNPSLDRTYEVPALDRGEVIRASGERMDPGGKGVNVSRAVAAAGRRTLAVLPLGGAPGALVAELLDAQGIEVAPVPVAGATRSNIALAEADGVLTKINAPGPELTAAEEESLLDTVRTHSADADWIACCGSLPLGLAPSWYADVVARAHSGGARIALDTSGPALLQALRARPDVVKPNAGELSAAVGRPLLTVGDAVKAAEELRAMGARAVLASLGADGQLLVDDEGTWFGSARVAAVRSNVGAGDSSLAGFLIAGGSGPEALASAVAHGAAAVCLPGSVMPTPADLDPASVTVTADVPVDRLLTEPVS; this is encoded by the coding sequence ATGATCCTCACGGTCACCCCCAACCCGTCCCTGGACCGCACCTACGAGGTACCCGCCCTGGACCGCGGGGAGGTCATCCGCGCCTCAGGTGAGCGCATGGACCCCGGCGGCAAGGGCGTCAACGTCTCCCGCGCGGTCGCCGCCGCCGGCCGCCGCACCCTCGCCGTACTGCCGCTCGGCGGCGCGCCCGGCGCCCTCGTCGCCGAACTGCTCGACGCCCAGGGCATCGAGGTCGCCCCCGTGCCGGTCGCCGGGGCCACCCGCTCCAACATCGCGCTCGCGGAGGCGGACGGCGTCCTCACCAAGATCAACGCACCGGGCCCCGAACTGACCGCCGCCGAGGAGGAGTCGCTCCTCGACACCGTGCGCACCCACTCGGCCGACGCCGACTGGATCGCCTGCTGCGGCAGCCTCCCGCTGGGCCTCGCCCCCTCCTGGTACGCCGATGTCGTCGCCCGTGCCCACTCCGGCGGCGCGCGCATCGCCCTGGACACCTCGGGACCCGCGCTGCTCCAGGCGCTGCGCGCCCGGCCCGACGTGGTCAAGCCCAACGCCGGGGAACTCTCCGCCGCCGTGGGCCGCCCGCTGCTCACCGTGGGCGACGCGGTGAAGGCGGCCGAGGAACTGCGCGCGATGGGCGCCCGCGCGGTGCTGGCCAGCCTGGGCGCCGACGGCCAACTGCTGGTGGACGACGAGGGCACCTGGTTCGGCTCCGCCCGCGTGGCCGCCGTACGCAGCAACGTCGGGGCGGGGGACTCCTCCCTCGCCGGATTCCTGATCGCCGGGGGCAGCGGGCCGGAGGCGCTCGCGTCCGCCGTGGCGCACGGCGCGGCCGCCGTGTGCTTGCCGGGCAGCGTGATGCCCACCCCGGCCGACCTGGACCCCGCCTCGGTCACGGTGACGGCGGACGTGCCGGTAGACCGCCTACTGACGGAGCCGGTGTCATGA
- a CDS encoding PTS fructose transporter subunit IIABC, whose amino-acid sequence MSEMITADLVDLDLSAESKEAAARALAERMVAKGRVTDLDGFLADVAAREAQMPTGLDGGIGIPHCRSEHVTEPTLAFGRSAAGIDFGAADGPADLVFLIAAPAGADDAHLTILSSLARQLMNTEFTDALRAVSAPGTAAALIRGDVTPAEAAEDAAAEGASIAEADKDTATAPAAASAGAAAGSTAAQTPVVPKERPFRIVAVTSCPTGIAHTYMAAESLENAGREAGVEVTVETQGSAGFTRLDPAVIAAADGVVLAHDVPVREKDRFAGKPTVDVGVKAGINRPTELIAEVRAKAERGEKTAPAGDTGTPVDRAGDSTEGYGTKLRKWLMSGVSYMVPFVAAGGLLMAVGFAIGGWKVNKAPSVMDHFVWTQTDSWGALLFQIGGMAFTFLVPVLAGYIAYGMADRPGLVPGFVGGAISLSINAGFLGGLAAGLIAGGVVLAIQRMRIPAALRGIMPVVVIPLISSAVVGFLMFVVIGKPIAAAQKGMTDWLNGLTGTNAVLLGALLGLMMCFDLGGPVNKVAYTFATAGIAVASPSDSAMKIMAAVMAAGMVPPLAMALATTVRGKLFTPAERENGKAAWVLGASFISEGAIPFAATDPLRVIPAAMAGGAVTGSLSMMFDATLRAPHGGIFVVPLIGNPFFYLIAIAAGVCVSTALVVVLKGMRKPGQDIPAAESAKDRAAGEKESEQAIAA is encoded by the coding sequence ATGAGCGAGATGATCACCGCGGACCTGGTCGACCTCGACCTGTCCGCCGAGAGCAAGGAAGCGGCGGCGCGTGCCCTCGCCGAGCGCATGGTGGCCAAGGGGCGGGTGACCGACCTGGACGGCTTCCTCGCCGACGTGGCCGCCCGTGAGGCCCAGATGCCGACCGGTCTCGACGGCGGCATCGGCATCCCGCACTGCCGCAGCGAGCACGTCACCGAGCCGACGCTGGCCTTCGGACGCAGCGCCGCCGGGATCGACTTCGGCGCGGCGGACGGCCCGGCCGACCTGGTCTTCCTGATCGCGGCCCCGGCCGGGGCGGACGACGCCCACCTCACGATCCTCTCCTCGCTGGCCCGCCAGCTCATGAACACCGAGTTCACCGACGCGCTGCGGGCGGTCTCCGCGCCGGGGACGGCGGCGGCGCTGATCCGGGGGGACGTGACTCCGGCCGAGGCCGCCGAGGACGCGGCTGCCGAAGGTGCCTCCATCGCGGAGGCCGACAAGGACACCGCCACGGCGCCGGCGGCGGCCTCCGCCGGCGCCGCGGCGGGCAGTACGGCCGCGCAGACCCCTGTGGTCCCGAAGGAGCGCCCGTTCCGGATCGTCGCGGTCACCTCCTGCCCGACCGGCATCGCCCACACGTACATGGCCGCCGAGTCGCTGGAGAACGCCGGCCGTGAGGCGGGCGTCGAGGTGACCGTCGAGACGCAGGGCTCTGCGGGTTTCACCCGGCTCGACCCCGCGGTGATCGCGGCGGCGGACGGGGTGGTCCTCGCCCACGACGTGCCGGTGCGCGAGAAGGACCGCTTCGCGGGCAAGCCCACGGTGGACGTCGGCGTGAAGGCGGGCATCAACCGCCCGACCGAACTCATCGCCGAGGTCCGGGCCAAGGCGGAACGCGGCGAGAAGACCGCCCCCGCCGGCGACACCGGTACCCCGGTGGACCGCGCGGGCGACTCCACGGAGGGCTACGGCACGAAGCTCCGCAAGTGGCTCATGTCCGGGGTCAGTTACATGGTCCCGTTCGTCGCCGCGGGCGGCCTCCTCATGGCCGTGGGATTCGCGATCGGCGGCTGGAAGGTGAACAAGGCGCCCTCCGTCATGGACCACTTCGTGTGGACCCAGACCGACAGCTGGGGCGCGCTGCTGTTCCAGATCGGCGGCATGGCGTTCACCTTCCTCGTCCCGGTGCTCGCCGGGTACATCGCCTACGGCATGGCCGACCGGCCCGGCCTGGTCCCCGGCTTCGTGGGCGGCGCGATCTCCCTCAGCATCAACGCGGGCTTCCTCGGCGGCCTCGCGGCCGGTCTGATCGCCGGTGGTGTGGTGCTGGCCATCCAACGGATGCGGATACCGGCGGCCCTGCGCGGCATCATGCCGGTGGTGGTGATCCCGCTGATCTCCTCGGCGGTGGTCGGCTTCCTGATGTTCGTCGTGATCGGCAAGCCCATCGCCGCGGCCCAGAAGGGCATGACCGACTGGCTGAACGGCCTCACCGGCACCAACGCCGTCCTGCTCGGCGCCCTCCTCGGCCTGATGATGTGCTTCGACCTGGGCGGCCCGGTCAACAAGGTCGCCTACACCTTCGCCACCGCCGGCATCGCCGTCGCCAGCCCCAGTGACTCCGCGATGAAGATCATGGCCGCGGTGATGGCCGCGGGAATGGTCCCCCCGCTGGCGATGGCCCTGGCCACGACCGTGCGCGGCAAGCTCTTCACCCCGGCCGAGCGCGAGAACGGCAAGGCCGCCTGGGTGCTGGGCGCCTCCTTCATCTCCGAGGGCGCGATCCCGTTCGCCGCGACCGACCCGCTGAGGGTCATCCCGGCCGCGATGGCCGGAGGCGCGGTCACCGGTTCGCTGTCGATGATGTTCGACGCGACCCTGCGGGCTCCGCACGGCGGCATCTTCGTGGTCCCGCTGATCGGCAACCCGTTCTTCTACCTGATCGCCATCGCCGCGGGCGTCTGCGTCAGCACCGCCCTGGTGGTCGTCCTCAAGGGCATGCGCAAGCCGGGCCAGGACATCCCGGCCGCCGAGTCCGCGAAGGACCGGGCGGCGGGGGAGAAGGAGAGCGAGCAGGCGATCGCCGCCTGA
- a CDS encoding DUF6227 family protein gives MSVPYETAEYESAQSPESPEEHLARLLGRALNSFELPDEVLRDLDCALAHDSSLHSAHHSAGLHRETYRHTWLLADGSAVTLWELAHNTTPGAEAQHEVYLDEEELHTATTRLALPYDTSDFEPPVLTELSAVPEPRHSYVEDNSPDHARRLLRRAENPDRPGGELAALLATAAAHEITQAFGRPGRTARAGVSFALYEHAFLLGDGREISLWEVEHTATPDGRHMCEVYTSPDAARDAMEHRAARHG, from the coding sequence TTGAGCGTTCCGTACGAGACGGCGGAGTACGAATCCGCCCAGTCGCCCGAGTCTCCGGAGGAGCACCTCGCGCGACTCCTCGGCCGTGCCCTGAACTCGTTCGAACTGCCCGACGAAGTGCTCCGGGACCTGGACTGCGCGCTGGCGCACGACAGTTCGCTGCACTCCGCCCACCACAGCGCGGGCCTGCACCGCGAGACGTACCGGCACACCTGGCTGCTCGCGGACGGCTCGGCCGTCACCCTCTGGGAGCTGGCCCACAACACCACGCCGGGCGCGGAGGCACAGCACGAGGTGTACCTCGACGAGGAGGAGCTGCACACCGCCACGACCCGGCTGGCGCTGCCGTACGACACCTCGGACTTCGAGCCGCCGGTGCTGACCGAGCTGTCGGCCGTCCCCGAGCCCCGGCACTCGTACGTGGAGGACAACTCCCCCGACCACGCCCGCAGGTTGCTGCGCCGGGCGGAGAACCCGGACCGCCCCGGCGGAGAGCTGGCGGCGCTGCTGGCCACGGCGGCGGCGCACGAGATCACCCAGGCGTTCGGCCGCCCCGGCCGGACCGCGCGGGCCGGGGTGAGCTTCGCGCTGTACGAGCACGCGTTCCTGCTGGGGGACGGCCGGGAGATCTCCCTGTGGGAGGTCGAGCACACCGCGACCCCCGACGGCCGCCACATGTGCGAGGTGTACACCTCCCCGGACGCGGCCCGCGACGCCATGGAGCACCGCGCGGCCCGGCACGGCTAG